A segment of the Candidatus Sumerlaea chitinivorans genome:
CGGATCCAGAGTGTGGGAATACCCGCAATCTAAGAGAATCCAATGGCAAAGTTGAAGCGGTCATACCCGAGGTCTCAGCAGAAAAATGCCCGGAATGTGGCCGCCCGATGGTGATTCGGTCCGGGCGTTTTGGTCGCTTTCTCGCATGCACGGGATATCCGGATTGCAAGACCACGCGCCCACTTTCTACTGGTGTGAAATGCCCAGAGTGCGGCGCCGGTGAGCTGACCGAACGGCAAAGCAAAGGCAAGAAGGTCTACTTCGCGTGCTCAAATTACCCGGCGTGCAAGTTCGTGACGTGGGATCGGCCCGTGCTGCAGGCGTGCACAGAGTGCGGTCACGCGTACGTGTTCGAGCGTCTGCGGCGAAAAAAGCGGGTTATGGTATGTCCAAACTGCAAGGCTGAGAAAGAACTCGAGGAAGGAAACGCGGAAGTTACTTCGTCCTCAGAGGCGAGTGACGACGTCTGAGTTTTTCCGGTCAGGCGCAGCCGACCGCCAGTCGCCACGCAGGGACTCAAGAGCCGACCGAGCTGAGTTCCGCGAGGAGCTTCGGAAATTGCCTCCTGCCTGTCGCTTTTTCTGTTGCACCGCGCAATTTGGGCGAAATCTTGTGACGAACAAACTTTCATCAAAAGGAGTGCGTTTGCGAGATGAGCTCAGCAGGTGCATGCACGGCGTGGATTCAAGGTGGAACACAACCCTGCGATCGAACGGATCCCCCGCCCGCACGGCCGTATCGGTTGGTTCTTCTTGGGGCACCGGGAGTCGGTAAGGGCACGCAAGCAGAGCTGCTTTCAGAGCGCCTCAAGGCCTGCCAACTCTCAACGGGCGAGATTTTCCGGGCTGCTCGAGCGGCCGACCCTGCGACTCTATCACCTGCCATGTTGGACGCGCTCGGCTACATGAAGCGGGGGGAACTCGTTCCCGACGAGACCGTCATCGCTTTGGTTCGCGAACGCACAGCTTGCCTGAAGTGCAAATATGGATTTTTGCTGGACGGATTTCCGCGAACAGTTCCTCAGGCGGAGGCGCTCGAAGAAATCCTCCACGAAAATGGACTGGAACTCGACGCGGTGCTGAACTATGAGCTTCCGGTCGAGGAAACAGTTGCACGCCTGAGTGGCCGGCGGACGTGTAGGGTTTGTAAGACAACCTATCACGTTGTCACCAAGCCTCCCAGAAACGAGAATGTGTGCGACAAATGTGGCGGCGATCTCTATCAGCGCGAGGATGATCGGCCGGAATCCATCCGGGTGCGGCTTCAGGCCTACGAAGAGAGCACGGCTCCGCTCACAAAGTACTTTCAAAAGCTTGGGATTCTCATCAACATTCCGGCCACAGGGTCGCCGCAGCAGGTTTTCGAGCGAACGATGACTTGGCTAAACGAGCGGCGTGGATAGAGGATCGAGTCTGCGTTTGATCACGGCGCCGCCACTTCGGTGGGCGTAAATGGAATTTGGTCCCACCGAATAGCGGGCGATCCCTTTTTCAAATAGACCGAAAATCCGGCAATCTCACCTTGCAAATAGGTGCCGTGGAGATAGCGATGGGAATCGCCTAACGTGCGACGCCAAATGGCGCACACGACGTCGGGCTGCAGCTCGCCGATCGAGTATTTATAGTCCCATTTCAAGTGGCCGGGGTAATATTCGAGAAACCTACTCACGCCCAAGACATTGCGATGGGCAGGCAGCCGAGCTACATGGCGATCCGCCTTGCCCAGTAAGTCGATCATTTGTCGGTCAGCAAAATAGGCAGGGGCGCCAGCGTAATCCACAGCGACAGTTGCGTGGGGCTGAGTGAATTCTCGGAGCGCAAGAGCCAACCGGACATTGCGTTCGTTATCGGCCTTGTAGAGAGGTGGCTCAAGCAGCACGAGATATGCGAGCGACGACGGGCCAAAAAACATGTTGGGGTTTACGAGACCTGCAAAACCATAAGCGATTAGGCCAAGGGATCGCCCGCGGCTAAACAAGCGCTGCACGCCTCCCAGATGCTCAAGGGTGCCAAACGCCAAGATAAACGCAAACGGAACGACAGGCGCAATAAAGCGGTTCGCGCCAGCAATGCGTTCCCACGCGTCACCGCCGACGTAGCAACTATAGAGCGTCTGGGCACCAACGAGGCCTAAAAGAAGCAAGGACGGCGCCAATGTATCTGCGGAAATGCGGCGGAGTGACTCCTCGCGCGTTCCCTCTCCAGCAGGGCCGGTTCGACGGCTCACGGTTACCCAATGCCACAGTGCGAGGGCCGCAAACGGCCATAGGAACTTTGCCCAAAACCATGCAGCATGCAACGTCCCGCGCGTCATCCGCCAAAACACGGGAAAACCTGTCATCTTCAAATAATACGTGTTCGGTGCGAGGTCGCCATAGTACACCCAACGGAAAAGCGTTTGCCCCCCGACACACACGAGAAGCCACACGAAGGCAGCTGCAACGATGACCGGCCGTTTTTCGGGATTTCTCCACAGAAGGTAAAAGGCAAAAACGAGGTGGGCCACGGCGGCGTCGGGCCGCACCAGCATCGCCACCGCCGACGGCAAAAGCGCGATCCAAGGACTGAGCCTTGATCGCTCGCATTGCCATGTGCTCCACACTCCAGCAGAAAACAAGAGCGCAAGCAGGCCAACTTCCATTCCCTGCAGCGCCCAATTGTTGAGCGGATAATAGAAGGCTGCACATGCAACGCTCAGCAGCGCGAATCCCTCGCTCAACCTTTGCCGGGCAATGCGTGCCAAAATTAGAAGGTTTGCCAAGAGACAGCATTCACTTGTTATTTGAATCGGGAGGCTCGCTTTGGACATCGGCCATGGGATCAAATGCCAACCAGCCATGATGAGGGTCCAAAGCGGATTCGTGAATCCCTCGACGCGCTCGCCAGTGGGATTCCAAACCAGCCCGTGACCGTGAGCGAGGTTTCGCGCATAGCGCATGGAGATCATCGCGTCATCGAACAGGCAAAAAAACCGCTCCCCTTGAACCACAAAACTGGAGCGCCAGATAAAAGCGACCGCATACGCGACGTGCGCAAGCAGGAGCGCTATCAGCCACCGACGTGCGCGATTTGAGTACACGATTGTGAATTCCACGGCAGCCACAGTTCGAGTCAATTGCGACATGACGCAAGAGAAGTTGGAATCACGATTTTGTCTTGCCAAATAAATTACCTCCCGCACTTTGTAGCCAAACGTTTCCCGACGAAGGACCGCCAGATGAGAGAGATTCGCACGCTGGATCAATCTGAGCTACCCAAGCTCGCCGCACTGTACAAGAATGCCTACCGCATTGATAGCGCCACGGCTGCTAAGTGGCTGGAGAACGTGTGTGTCGAAAACACGCGAGCAATTGTGGATGAACACCGCGTCCTGAGTGTTATCCAAATTCTACCCTACCGCGTGAACATCGGCGGCTGGGATATGGCGATGGGTGGTATTGGCGGCGTTGCGACGTGGGCAGACGCGCAGGGTCACGGCTACGCTGGGGAACTTATGCGAGCAAGTGTGCGCGAAATGTATGAACGCGAGATGCCCGTTTCTTTTCTATATCCGTTTTCCTATCGCTATTATGGGAAATTCGGGTGGACGCTTGCGGCTCGGCGCGTGGTTTATACGGGGTTCACACACGCCGATCTCGTGCGCGAACGCAACACGTTGCCCGTGCGGGCGGTCCTGACGGACGAGGATTTCACCCACGTACAAACTGCCTACAAAGCATTCCTTCCCCAGTACAACTGCCTCGTCGCGCGAAGCGCACGCGAATGGGAGCAGATGCGCAAACGTCTGACGGAGGACCGGGTCCACTGCTACTTGATCGGGGCACAAGACGGTGCACCGCCCGCTGGCTATTTCGTGTGCGAGGATCAGCCCGTGGAAGGTGGGTACGAAACAGTGGTGCGTGAGCTGGTTTGCCTCGACGACCAAGCCTATACGGCAGCATTTAGCTTCTTAGCCACCCTTCCCACGAACGTGCGCCGGATCACTATTGGCCACGCCGAAAAGCCCTCGCTTTGGCGGTACTTTAAGGAGCCGTTCCTTGTCACTCGCGTGGATCCATATTTTCAGGCGCGCGTCGTTGACGTGAAGAGAGCATGCGAACAGCGCGGCTATCGCAGCAACGTTCGGGCAACGGTGCGCTTCGCCATTTATGACGAGATTGCCACATGGAACAAGGGACCATGGGAATTGGACGTTGCAGACGGCCATGCACGCATTCAAAAAGTCGGATCGGACCCCGAGGTTGAGCTGTCCATTCAGCAGTTCTCGGCCGTTTTTGTCGGCTTCCAAGATCCAGTGGAGTGGGTTGAGCTTGGCTGCCTGCCCAAACACTGCATGGGCGCTGCCCAACGCCTTCGCGATATTTTCCACGACAAGCCGACGAGTCTCTTGGATTTCTTCTAATCTATACCTGCACGGATCTCCACTTGGACTGCTGTGAAGCACCTCGTGAGAGCGTATACTCCCTGCATGCCCGAGTCTCTAATGGATAAGGCAGAGTCATTAAGATGATGCAGCACGGGATCATTGACAACCGAAGCGCTGGGGGGAACTGTTTCGGTATTCATGCGTCGTGAGCGGATGCTAATCATTACCTATGACTATCCCCCGGCACTAAGCGGGGTACGGCGGATGGTGAAGTTTGCCAAATTTCTACCGGAATTTGGTATTGATCCAATCATCCTCACGACGTTGCCCCTTCGCGCTTTCCCACAGGACTGGGAGGCGATGGCAGAGGTTGAAGCAGCTGGCTATCCAATCTATCGTACGCCGAGCCTCGATCCACATTACTTGCGGGGGCGCGTGGCGGAAGTTCCAGCACAACTGCGTCGCTGGCGCGAAAGCCTCCTCAAAATTTTGAATGCTCCTCCATCTCCGGATGAATTGCGACAGCTGGAACAGGAGGGAGCAGACAGCGCCACGTCTCGCAAACCCTTTGTTTCCCACAAATCCGACGCACAAGTCGGCGGCAAACCACGTTTAACCACCCGCTGTGTCCACCTTGTACGACGCTGGCTCTACCTGCCGGATACTCGTTTCGCATGGCTTCCCCACGCAATCTCCCAAGCGGAACTCATCTTGGAGCGGGAGCCGGTGCGTTATGTGCTCACCACCTCATTTCCGAACACGACCCATTTGATCGGTCGCTGGATAGCACGTCGGTACCGTGTGAAATGGGTTGCAGATTT
Coding sequences within it:
- a CDS encoding Adenylate kinase, with the translated sequence MSSAGACTAWIQGGTQPCDRTDPPPARPYRLVLLGAPGVGKGTQAELLSERLKACQLSTGEIFRAARAADPATLSPAMLDALGYMKRGELVPDETVIALVRERTACLKCKYGFLLDGFPRTVPQAEALEEILHENGLELDAVLNYELPVEETVARLSGRRTCRVCKTTYHVVTKPPRNENVCDKCGGDLYQREDDRPESIRVRLQAYEESTAPLTKYFQKLGILINIPATGSPQQVFERTMTWLNERRG
- a CDS encoding acetyltransferase, GNAT family, whose translation is MREIRTLDQSELPKLAALYKNAYRIDSATAAKWLENVCVENTRAIVDEHRVLSVIQILPYRVNIGGWDMAMGGIGGVATWADAQGHGYAGELMRASVREMYEREMPVSFLYPFSYRYYGKFGWTLAARRVVYTGFTHADLVRERNTLPVRAVLTDEDFTHVQTAYKAFLPQYNCLVARSAREWEQMRKRLTEDRVHCYLIGAQDGAPPAGYFVCEDQPVEGGYETVVRELVCLDDQAYTAAFSFLATLPTNVRRITIGHAEKPSLWRYFKEPFLVTRVDPYFQARVVDVKRACEQRGYRSNVRATVRFAIYDEIATWNKGPWELDVADGHARIQKVGSDPEVELSIQQFSAVFVGFQDPVEWVELGCLPKHCMGAAQRLRDIFHDKPTSLLDFF